In the Leptospira sp. WS4.C2 genome, one interval contains:
- a CDS encoding helix-turn-helix transcriptional regulator — translation MDSKRKGSLFYFGERILLGTDGIVTEPHSHYAVSILVSLRGSFHLYTNTNSVIESEGIIIPPNYYHRLDGTNSEMVIIQLDPKSEEYKRIEMDQSPKTIDKETRLKIKKIANPLFGETLTCDSARSLYNQILSLLGSETVSKKYDKRIEMAIQRIKEKIPNPVTLLELSEISGISTDRFMHLFKDNMGIPLRQYLLWQRLHIAAKLLQGGENLTTASHAAGFSDQAHLSRTFKKMFGVKPSLFLGGQSLSRVCFCED, via the coding sequence ATGGATTCTAAAAGAAAAGGAAGTCTTTTTTATTTTGGAGAGCGAATTCTCCTAGGAACGGATGGGATTGTCACCGAACCCCATTCTCATTATGCAGTTTCTATCTTAGTATCTCTCCGTGGATCTTTTCATTTGTACACCAATACCAATTCTGTGATCGAATCAGAAGGAATCATCATCCCCCCAAATTATTACCACAGATTGGATGGAACCAATTCAGAAATGGTCATCATCCAACTGGATCCAAAATCAGAGGAATACAAACGGATCGAAATGGATCAGTCTCCTAAAACAATAGACAAAGAAACAAGATTAAAAATCAAAAAAATCGCCAACCCATTGTTTGGTGAAACTCTGACCTGTGATTCCGCAAGATCCCTCTACAACCAAATTCTATCTCTCCTTGGTTCAGAGACTGTTTCAAAAAAATATGATAAACGAATCGAGATGGCAATCCAAAGAATCAAAGAAAAAATTCCAAACCCAGTGACTTTGCTTGAACTTTCAGAAATTTCAGGGATCTCTACGGATCGATTTATGCATTTATTTAAAGATAATATGGGAATTCCACTCAGGCAATATTTGTTATGGCAACGCCTTCATATTGCCGCAAAACTATTGCAAGGTGGCGAAAACCTCACAACTGCTTCTCATGCTGCCGGTTTTAGCGACCAGGCACATCTCTCTCGTACTTTTAAAAAGATGTTTGGAGTAAAACCGTCCCTATTTTTAGGAGGCCAGTCCCTGAGTAGGGTATGTTTTTGTGAGGATTGA
- a CDS encoding 4-alpha-glucanotransferase, with the protein MESFRNVNRRRAGVLVSLPSIVSEHSFECGDIYSLYPLCNWAKDVGFSIIQLLPLNDTGFGYSPYSAISAFAIDPLYISLHKLNLNVKSRKREIRFLENHPLRIRNLKLETLRKFYTENQKEATKVATYFLEEHPWCYSYAAFRLLYEDFEGKSWWEWPKEYQNPDSAKEYIFSNRREEALFWVYLQKIAYDQLSEVKVYFEDAGLYLKGDMPILTSRNSCDVWEHPEFFIMELQAGAPPDGFSKTGQTWGFPVLNWEALEKTNYSWWKDRLSYLEHFFHLYRIDHVIGMYRIWSIPKDDTTALHGWFHPQFGIAKEEFQKEGLDPKQFESLGLIHEFIPDHYIFYWDFWKEASYQNLEEEIKAKLFPLSELHIQEEEKHWKEAGEKILEIFESFSSMVPCAEDLGSVPSFIRDSLFERQMIGIDVVRWTRSFTTGEFIPEELYRENAISVLSTHDTSLAMDWWKNEGDLESKLQFFFDRIGKPRPESEEEVLVGLLRFVFQTSSLFSIQLFQDLALGVSDVLKNPEKHRINLPGTPDHSNWTYRFPMLIEDFASDFQRNFTLRKLVFESERNS; encoded by the coding sequence TTGGAATCTTTTCGAAATGTAAACAGGAGAAGGGCAGGGGTACTTGTATCTCTGCCCTCTATTGTTTCTGAACATTCTTTTGAATGTGGAGATATTTACAGTCTATATCCTCTTTGTAATTGGGCAAAGGACGTAGGTTTTAGCATCATTCAATTATTACCCTTAAACGATACAGGATTTGGTTACTCTCCTTATAGTGCCATCTCTGCCTTTGCCATTGATCCACTTTATATATCCTTACATAAATTAAATCTAAATGTTAAATCTCGCAAACGTGAGATTCGATTTTTAGAAAACCATCCCCTCCGCATTCGTAATCTGAAATTAGAGACCCTCCGTAAATTCTATACGGAAAACCAAAAAGAAGCCACAAAGGTTGCTACATACTTTTTAGAAGAACATCCATGGTGTTATTCTTATGCTGCCTTTCGACTGCTGTATGAAGATTTTGAAGGAAAATCTTGGTGGGAATGGCCCAAAGAATACCAAAACCCAGATAGTGCCAAAGAATATATATTTTCTAATCGAAGAGAAGAGGCTCTTTTTTGGGTATATTTGCAAAAAATCGCCTATGATCAGTTATCTGAAGTAAAAGTCTACTTTGAAGATGCGGGCCTGTATTTAAAGGGTGATATGCCCATCCTCACCTCTAGAAATTCTTGTGATGTTTGGGAACATCCTGAGTTTTTTATTATGGAACTGCAAGCAGGGGCACCACCCGATGGTTTTTCTAAAACCGGTCAAACTTGGGGATTCCCTGTTTTGAATTGGGAAGCCTTGGAAAAAACAAACTACTCTTGGTGGAAGGATCGTTTGTCTTATTTAGAACATTTTTTCCATCTCTATCGCATTGACCATGTGATTGGAATGTATCGAATTTGGTCTATCCCAAAGGACGATACCACTGCACTCCATGGTTGGTTCCATCCACAATTTGGAATTGCCAAAGAAGAATTTCAGAAAGAAGGTTTAGATCCTAAACAATTTGAATCATTAGGTCTCATTCACGAATTTATCCCCGATCATTATATTTTCTATTGGGACTTTTGGAAAGAAGCGTCCTACCAAAATTTGGAAGAAGAGATCAAGGCAAAACTATTTCCTTTATCAGAACTTCATATCCAAGAAGAGGAAAAACATTGGAAAGAGGCTGGGGAAAAAATTTTAGAGATCTTTGAATCCTTTTCCTCAATGGTTCCTTGTGCAGAAGATTTAGGTTCCGTTCCCAGTTTTATTCGAGATTCTTTATTTGAACGCCAGATGATTGGAATCGATGTAGTTCGTTGGACTAGATCTTTCACTACGGGTGAGTTCATTCCTGAAGAATTGTATCGAGAAAACGCAATTTCTGTTTTATCTACACATGATACAAGTTTGGCGATGGATTGGTGGAAAAACGAAGGAGATCTGGAATCTAAACTTCAATTTTTCTTTGATCGAATCGGAAAACCGAGACCCGAATCGGAGGAAGAGGTACTTGTCGGGCTTCTTCGCTTTGTATTCCAAACAAGTAGTCTTTTCTCCATCCAACTCTTCCAGGATTTAGCCCTCGGAGTTTCGGATGTTTTAAAAAATCCAGAAAAACATCGGATCAACCTTCCCGGAACCCCAGACCACTCCAATTGGACTTACCGGTTTCCCATGCTCATAGAAGACTTTGCTTCCGATTTTCAGCGTAACTTTACCCTTCGAAAGCTCGTTTTCGAGTCCGAAAGAAATTCTTAA
- a CDS encoding response regulator transcription factor produces the protein MKPRILLVEDDEGLGETLKERLEQDRYRVQWAKTASEAETLFSPGQFDLVVLDLRLPDGNGFQLAELFLSKEKDIPFLFLTAQAGAQERLRGFELGAAEFIPKPFHLKEFLIRLERVVAQTRPHFGQKWKMDGKEIHLDSFLVKKEDGTSVLLSKRDCALLALLLSDVRKVFSRSEILDYLVGEESFPTERTIDNAIVRLRDALGEESIRNVRGVGYQWVTEVFPLK, from the coding sequence ATGAAACCAAGGATCTTACTTGTCGAAGATGACGAAGGACTCGGAGAAACTTTAAAAGAAAGACTAGAGCAGGACCGCTACCGTGTCCAATGGGCAAAAACAGCATCCGAGGCAGAAACCCTTTTTTCTCCAGGTCAATTTGATTTGGTAGTTCTCGATTTACGACTCCCCGATGGAAATGGATTCCAACTGGCCGAACTCTTTTTATCCAAAGAAAAGGACATTCCCTTTCTATTTCTCACCGCCCAAGCTGGTGCCCAAGAAAGACTTCGTGGGTTTGAACTGGGAGCCGCCGAATTTATCCCTAAACCTTTCCATCTGAAAGAATTTCTCATCCGTTTGGAACGGGTGGTGGCTCAAACCCGTCCCCACTTTGGTCAAAAATGGAAAATGGATGGGAAAGAAATCCACCTAGATTCCTTTCTTGTGAAAAAAGAAGATGGAACTTCCGTATTACTTTCTAAACGGGATTGTGCCTTACTTGCCCTCCTACTCTCGGATGTGAGAAAAGTTTTCAGTCGCTCAGAAATCCTAGATTATCTTGTCGGAGAGGAAAGTTTTCCCACGGAAAGGACCATCGATAACGCCATCGTTCGGCTTCGGGATGCACTGGGAGAGGAATCCATCCGCAATGTCCGGGGTGTCGGCTACCAATGGGTTACCGAGGTCTTCCCACTAAAATAG
- a CDS encoding alpha/beta hydrolase, whose protein sequence is MYKNTLTPKHSTFLIFFVLVIHLFLSCTAKIGEQINKRIVDPFDETKILNVHFVTSRREMTVKDNCDPQSFGFITDINPHYGICLVNIPSKHIIGDISLDNAQDKNQFFQFKGRINTDDKEFLTKIKSSNSDEVLVFVHGFNVNFEEAVLRAGQIKYDLKFPGEVVVYSWPAGADPGILSQVMVKSTYDLNFTEAKINREPFAKFLSDITGLGKKIHLVVHSMGHQVVLPSVASLAKQGKKKFLSELILNAPDFDKNEFELILGDLTNSSERITLYCSPGDNALVASQKVNGAPRAGMCFKYSGVDVINVNEVDDPVFGVGGLGHGYYSSRPILTDIYQVLLGVSVERRLFIRKSGPKNGENFVLRK, encoded by the coding sequence GTGATTCATTTATTTTTATCCTGCACGGCAAAAATTGGGGAACAAATCAACAAACGAATTGTAGATCCATTCGATGAAACCAAAATTCTAAATGTTCATTTTGTCACTTCACGCAGGGAAATGACAGTCAAAGACAATTGTGATCCGCAAAGTTTTGGATTCATCACCGACATCAATCCTCATTATGGAATCTGTTTGGTCAACATCCCTTCTAAACATATCATTGGTGATATCTCACTCGACAATGCCCAAGACAAAAATCAATTCTTTCAATTCAAAGGCCGCATCAACACCGACGATAAAGAATTTTTAACAAAAATCAAATCATCTAACTCTGATGAAGTGTTGGTTTTTGTACATGGATTCAATGTTAATTTTGAGGAAGCAGTGCTTCGTGCGGGGCAAATCAAATACGATCTAAAGTTTCCAGGAGAAGTGGTGGTTTATTCTTGGCCTGCCGGTGCTGATCCGGGAATCCTTTCCCAAGTGATGGTGAAATCCACTTACGACCTAAACTTTACGGAAGCAAAAATCAACCGAGAACCGTTTGCAAAATTTCTTTCAGACATCACTGGCCTCGGTAAAAAAATACATTTAGTTGTTCACAGTATGGGCCACCAAGTAGTGCTGCCATCGGTTGCATCGCTAGCCAAACAAGGCAAAAAGAAATTTTTATCGGAACTGATCCTCAATGCACCCGACTTTGATAAAAATGAATTTGAACTGATCTTAGGTGACCTAACCAATTCCTCCGAACGAATCACTCTTTACTGTTCTCCTGGGGACAACGCCCTTGTTGCTTCTCAAAAAGTGAACGGAGCCCCTCGTGCGGGAATGTGTTTTAAGTATTCTGGAGTCGATGTGATCAATGTCAACGAAGTGGATGATCCTGTATTTGGTGTGGGTGGACTTGGGCATGGATATTATTCCTCCCGGCCCATCCTCACAGACATCTACCAAGTGTTACTTGGTGTGTCTGTGGAAAGAAGACTTTTTATTCGGAAGTCCGGACCCAAAAACGGAGAAAATTTTGTCCTGAGAAAATAA
- a CDS encoding DUF962 domain-containing protein yields the protein MRFAKEMAFYSAYHQEKRNVLIHVLGVPTITFTLFVVLSRFSLFEYNGFHVSASLVFTLAVLGYYYTLDVLFAFVATLVFGGLFVTSEWITAQLPATTAWTIFGLGQVIGWGAQFYGHFIFEKSRPALFDNLFQALVSAPLFVVADVFFELGYRLDLKAAVDNELKAKGVWKDFSHKAA from the coding sequence TTGAGATTTGCAAAAGAAATGGCGTTTTATTCCGCTTACCATCAGGAAAAACGTAACGTATTGATCCATGTGCTTGGTGTTCCGACAATCACCTTCACTTTGTTTGTTGTCCTTAGCCGTTTTAGTCTTTTTGAATACAATGGCTTTCATGTGTCTGCATCCCTTGTTTTCACTTTAGCGGTGCTTGGTTACTATTATACTTTGGATGTTTTATTTGCGTTTGTGGCGACTCTCGTTTTTGGGGGACTATTTGTCACCTCAGAGTGGATTACAGCACAACTACCGGCAACCACAGCTTGGACCATTTTTGGTCTCGGCCAAGTGATTGGATGGGGAGCCCAATTTTATGGACATTTTATTTTCGAAAAAAGTAGACCTGCTCTCTTTGACAATCTATTCCAAGCTTTAGTTTCCGCACCGCTCTTTGTAGTAGCAGATGTTTTCTTTGAGTTGGGATATCGACTAGACTTAAAAGCGGCAGTGGATAACGAACTTAAAGCTAAGGGAGTTTGGAAAGACTTCTCTCATAAGGCTGCCTAA
- a CDS encoding class I fructose-bisphosphate aldolase, protein MNFDEISKHLGNDAESLLGFKSPKIAKELIHVPGSDWVDRIFAPTDRSIPVLRSIQTLLGSGRLGGTGYVSILPVDQGIEHSAGASFAKNPIYFDGENIIKLAIEGGCNGVATTLGVLGSVARKYAHKIPFILKINHNELLTYPNKSEQILFATVKQAYDQGCVAVGATIYFGSADSGREIVEISKIFQMAHELGMATILWCYVRNNAFKKDKDYHVSADLTGQANHLGVTIQADIIKQKLPENNGGYNVLNQESSYGKTDKRIYSDLTSDHPIDLTRYQVANCYMGRAGLINSGGASGENDLQDALKTAVINKRAGGMGLISGRKAFQKPMKEGVALLNAIQDVYLSKEITVA, encoded by the coding sequence TTGAACTTCGACGAAATCTCGAAACATCTTGGAAACGATGCGGAATCCCTTCTTGGATTCAAATCGCCAAAAATCGCTAAAGAACTAATCCACGTACCCGGCTCTGACTGGGTTGATCGAATTTTTGCTCCCACAGACAGGTCAATCCCTGTTCTTCGTAGCATTCAAACCCTACTGGGAAGTGGCCGCCTTGGCGGAACTGGATATGTTTCCATTCTCCCGGTGGACCAAGGAATTGAACACTCTGCTGGTGCCTCATTTGCAAAAAACCCCATTTACTTTGATGGCGAAAATATCATCAAATTGGCAATCGAAGGTGGTTGTAACGGTGTTGCTACAACTCTCGGTGTTCTTGGATCGGTTGCAAGAAAGTATGCTCACAAAATTCCTTTCATTTTGAAAATCAACCACAATGAACTTCTCACCTACCCAAACAAAAGTGAACAAATTTTGTTTGCAACGGTAAAACAAGCCTATGACCAAGGTTGTGTTGCCGTGGGTGCCACAATTTATTTTGGTTCCGCTGATTCAGGTCGTGAGATTGTAGAGATTTCCAAAATCTTTCAAATGGCACATGAACTCGGAATGGCAACGATTCTTTGGTGTTATGTCAGAAACAATGCGTTCAAAAAAGACAAAGACTATCATGTTTCTGCTGACTTAACAGGACAAGCAAACCATTTAGGTGTGACCATCCAAGCAGATATCATCAAACAGAAGTTACCTGAGAACAACGGTGGATACAATGTTTTAAACCAAGAATCTTCTTATGGTAAAACAGATAAACGTATCTATTCCGACCTGACTTCTGACCACCCAATTGACCTCACTCGTTACCAAGTAGCCAATTGTTATATGGGAAGAGCGGGACTTATCAATTCTGGTGGAGCTTCTGGAGAAAATGATTTACAGGACGCCCTTAAAACAGCCGTGATCAACAAACGGGCTGGTGGAATGGGACTCATTTCCGGAAGAAAGGCATTCCAAAAACCAATGAAGGAAGGGGTGGCACTCCTCAACGCCATCCAAGACGTATACCTATCGAAAGAAATCACAGTCGCTTAA
- a CDS encoding transglutaminase family protein: MKKIVWVLLLQVFLSFLLPGIISAEPISWTEVRSKYNWKLPPKFPESESVDLFESTLYSEGRLFLQTRDATKQPSIFVWNLGSGESTKLPWEGGKVTGWTECRGNLFFQTANTLWEIHPQTLVVEKKIPWPDKGKSWKDIVCLENQIYRLDKNQLEVYSVNTGELVSQIPLPFPSVQRITKRSETEIFLISSFWGNTIQTYSPKKQMAVSEFKFPVSHRALFKLAVLGEDQVLIFDPLTKTYGEWKLLGNSFFPLKTPLEVANGSKAYRFSPIQNQIEYQFQWTALVDIPETKFHFVLPKKNTHSQTLTEENYPSQTSLEEDEVGNRLLVLTIPAMKAGDTKDLAVYRALLTRYKIQWNLDPNLSAPLNQSQSKKEFQSYLQDDWFLKMDSPIVLEKRNALFLESSNLKDVLTKTQGYVSSIPYKSGSFESAPQVIEKNNGGCTEHSYVTMALLRGIGIPSRLVWNYLPTESSKEITFNHKFVEVWVEGLGWIPMEPLAPPKSKPGVTHARHVIFAGLSNPTHPKIAGGDRLVQLSKESLNLAKKIKFKLVVAKAEEGEEMEEKEEETIIKTNRSLLKGEDLLVP; this comes from the coding sequence ATGAAAAAAATAGTTTGGGTTTTACTTTTGCAAGTTTTCCTTTCCTTTCTATTGCCCGGAATCATATCAGCGGAACCGATCTCTTGGACAGAGGTGCGTTCGAAATACAATTGGAAACTTCCCCCTAAATTTCCTGAATCAGAATCTGTGGATCTCTTTGAATCGACTTTGTATTCGGAAGGTAGGCTATTTTTACAGACAAGAGATGCCACAAAACAACCATCCATTTTTGTTTGGAATTTAGGATCTGGGGAATCGACTAAACTTCCTTGGGAGGGTGGAAAGGTCACTGGTTGGACGGAGTGTCGTGGGAACCTTTTTTTTCAAACGGCAAATACACTTTGGGAGATCCATCCACAGACATTGGTTGTAGAAAAAAAAATCCCATGGCCGGACAAGGGAAAGTCATGGAAAGACATTGTTTGTTTGGAAAATCAAATATACCGATTGGATAAAAATCAATTGGAAGTTTACAGCGTAAATACGGGAGAACTGGTTTCCCAAATTCCTCTTCCTTTTCCTTCGGTGCAACGAATCACCAAACGAAGTGAAACGGAAATTTTTCTTATTTCTTCTTTTTGGGGAAATACCATCCAAACATATTCTCCAAAAAAACAAATGGCTGTTAGTGAGTTCAAGTTTCCTGTTTCGCACAGAGCTTTATTCAAATTAGCCGTTTTAGGTGAGGATCAGGTTCTTATTTTTGATCCATTAACGAAAACCTATGGAGAGTGGAAGTTACTTGGGAATTCTTTTTTTCCACTGAAGACACCTTTGGAAGTTGCCAATGGTTCTAAGGCCTATCGTTTTTCCCCGATCCAAAATCAAATTGAATACCAATTCCAGTGGACTGCACTCGTTGATATTCCTGAAACCAAGTTCCATTTTGTTTTACCAAAAAAAAATACTCATTCTCAAACACTGACTGAAGAAAATTACCCATCCCAAACTTCACTGGAAGAGGATGAGGTAGGAAACCGTTTGTTAGTCCTTACCATTCCTGCAATGAAGGCCGGGGATACAAAGGATCTGGCCGTATATCGGGCGTTACTCACTCGGTATAAGATTCAATGGAATCTGGATCCAAACCTAAGTGCACCGCTGAATCAAAGTCAAAGTAAAAAAGAATTTCAAAGTTACCTGCAAGATGATTGGTTTTTGAAAATGGATTCTCCTATTGTCTTGGAAAAAAGAAATGCTCTTTTCCTAGAAAGTTCTAACCTAAAGGATGTACTTACCAAAACCCAAGGTTATGTGTCTTCGATCCCTTACAAGTCAGGTAGTTTTGAATCTGCACCCCAAGTGATTGAAAAAAACAATGGAGGATGTACTGAACATTCTTACGTCACCATGGCCTTGTTACGTGGTATAGGTATTCCATCCCGTTTGGTTTGGAACTATCTACCTACTGAATCTTCCAAGGAAATTACTTTTAATCATAAGTTTGTGGAAGTTTGGGTAGAAGGACTTGGTTGGATTCCTATGGAACCACTGGCTCCCCCAAAATCCAAACCGGGTGTGACCCATGCGAGGCACGTTATCTTTGCAGGACTTTCCAATCCCACTCACCCCAAAATAGCTGGAGGGGATCGGCTCGTTCAACTGTCGAAAGAAAGTTTAAATTTGGCAAAGAAGATAAAATTCAAACTGGTGGTCGCTAAAGCCGAAGAGGGCGAAGAAATGGAGGAGAAAGAAGAGGAAACGATCATCAAAACAAACCGTTCCCTCCTGAAAGGAGAAGATCTACTTGTGCCTTAG
- a CDS encoding sensor histidine kinase — translation MFFSLAWLFLTLSLGVWWWILGFRQAKTISEISISAARQAELNRVNRMLQLEGSFFLSMLTLGGVTLAVLSYRDHKRSKLISDFFSTVTHEMKTPIASLQLQVEVLLENTKESELKRKLEKIWKENQRIESQMGNAFYLASLMQGESLYLEPLTISDLCESYSHHEPDLICNVSVPKETKVYVDKKAFFAMLKNLSENAKRHGKAKTIKLTITKEKKQISFLLEDDGSGFVGNKKNLTLPFLRHSKTSGSGIGLYIVKKLIEKMKGSLEFPDSSYGFQVKLSLKEVL, via the coding sequence ATGTTTTTTTCCCTAGCTTGGCTTTTCCTCACTCTCTCTTTAGGGGTGTGGTGGTGGATTTTGGGCTTTCGCCAAGCAAAAACAATATCGGAAATTTCTATTAGTGCCGCTCGCCAAGCGGAGCTAAACCGAGTCAATCGGATGCTTCAATTGGAAGGATCTTTTTTTCTTTCCATGTTGACCCTGGGTGGAGTGACTCTTGCTGTTTTATCTTACAGAGACCACAAACGTTCCAAACTTATCTCTGACTTTTTTTCCACAGTCACTCATGAAATGAAAACACCTATCGCCAGCTTACAGCTGCAAGTTGAAGTTCTACTTGAAAATACAAAGGAGTCTGAACTCAAAAGAAAATTAGAAAAGATATGGAAAGAGAACCAAAGAATTGAATCCCAAATGGGGAATGCATTTTATCTTGCAAGCCTAATGCAAGGGGAATCTTTATATTTGGAACCCCTTACCATTTCTGATTTATGTGAATCATATTCCCACCATGAACCCGATTTGATTTGCAATGTTTCCGTTCCGAAAGAAACAAAAGTATACGTTGATAAAAAGGCTTTTTTTGCAATGCTTAAAAATTTAAGCGAAAATGCAAAACGCCATGGAAAAGCCAAGACTATCAAACTCACGATCACCAAAGAAAAAAAACAAATTTCTTTTCTTTTGGAGGATGATGGATCTGGATTTGTTGGGAACAAAAAAAACCTTACCCTACCTTTCCTCCGCCATTCCAAAACCAGCGGGAGTGGAATTGGTTTGTATATCGTTAAAAAATTAATCGAAAAAATGAAAGGTTCCCTAGAATTTCCGGACAGTTCGTACGGATTTCAGGTGAAACTTAGTTTAAAAGAGGTTCTATGA